ACGGGGACGGCTCGCCGGCGGGCTTCCTCCGCGTCGTGTTCGACCAGGCGCATCTCCCAGTCCCTTCGTCTGGACACTGGGGCATGCCGGTGTACgagcagcaggcgcagACAATCATgaagcgcctcgacgacccgcGGCCTGGTGACGTGGCGGCGCTGTACGATGCGCGCTTCAAGGGCCAGAAGGGCCTCAAGGGGTACACGCAGCATGTAGGGTctgtcgaggacgccctGGTGGGTGTTATCGGCGAGTACGAGACCAAGGGCAAACACAAGATTCGCGTGCTCcatgtcgagcgcggctCGCCAGACGAGGTGTCGtaccgcctcgacgacctgaAGAGCGGTCGTGTGGTCATCTACCGTGTTGGTTTCTAATGTGAACAAGTTGCAGAATAGATCTTGGAATATCCCTGAATGCACCAGTATTGCTCGGATATCTTATGGAGCTGCGAGGTGACCACATGATTTATTGGCCGCGTCAGTCGACACGCTCTCAACGTCTCCCCGTAGAGAACATGATATGGGGGGTTAGGAGACGAGCCCACGCTCGTGACCCGtccacgccctcctctcctgCTAGTACATATGCATGGCATGACCGCTACTCCTCCGCTAATACTGTGACAAACGTACACGAAAGACCTAGTTCAGGAACCCAGTGCACTTCTCGGAGCCGCACAGGCAGGGCACGCGGAGTGCGGGGTCGGTCTCGAGCGCAAAGTTGTAAGAGTAGAGACACTGGAGTTAGCTTAACCACGGATTCGAAActcacctcctctcccGGATGGATGGTGCGTTTGGCGTACAGCACGATCTTGTTGACGCCGTTGATACTGATGATCTTGGCGAGGCAGTTGGGGTCACAGCTATGGTTGACAAGACGAGATACACTGCCCTTGAACGTTGCGTCGCAAACAatgtcgccgtcgatgcGGAACAGGTACGAGCTTCCGATGCCCTGCTTCATGTACCTCTGTTCCCGCACCTCGCTGACGGCAACGCGGCacagctcgccgacatACTCGCACACCATCTCGTTCGGCTGGATCGTCTCCATCGCGTACAGGCCGTAGCCCTcgatggccgagcgcgcgaAGCGTAACTGCTTCTTCCGGATACGCAGCTGGTTGAACGCGAACACGtcgttggcctcggcgttggATGCAGACGCGGCCTTACGAGTGCTCTCCAGGTCAATGTTGAGGCGGCGACCCTCGACACGCGCCGTACGACCCGTTGCCAACACCGCTGTCCCACCCGGCATGGCCGCGGCGCTTGCAGCCGCCGTCGCACGATTCCGTTGTGGTAGGTAAACACTCTTCTTGGTGGCAGCGACCTTGCGATACCCCTCGGCTCGCCACGCCCCCGACGTGTGGTGCAGTGggtgctcctcgtcgagatcGGACTCGGCATCGGACAGCTCGatgtcctcgccctcgtgtGCAAGTGCCTGCGCGAGCCAGTacgcatcctcgtcgtccgcgaggaggtcggcagCCACGAGTTTGTCGAAGACTGTCTTCTTACGCGGCTTCGGCTTTTGTGGCTTGGCCGccaccttgacctcggcaaCGGGTGGCGACTCGATGCGCGCCTTCTTTGTTTTGGACACTTTGACCGCCTTGCcggcgcgcttcttcttgttcgagtcgggctcgagctcaactTCGATCTCGATTTTGGTCTCGCCGTCATCCACAGCTTCGACTTTGATCTCTTCGACAAGAGGCTCTGACTCGGGCTCCAGTAcgggctcgagctccttggtCTCCACTTTCTTGGCTACCTTGCGCAGTCgtggctcgtcgtcgtcgcttgAAGTATACGACACAGAgagtcgccgccgcgccttCTTCGGGCTGGATGGTCGCGGCGCAGCCTTGCGGTTCTTCGAGATCGTGAGGAAGCGCCAACCTCCAGCTGCCTTCTCCGGCTCGGCGGGACCCGCAGCCTCGCCTTTGTGCGTACGCACATCGATGTTGATGCGGTGGCCCTGCACAGCCGTCTTGTCCAGcacgcgctgcgcgcgatACGCCGATTGGTCGTCCCCGAAGAGCACGTACCACCCTGTGTGGTTGCATAGCACATGGTCTGGCTTGAACGCACGGAAGTGATCGCGGACATTCGCCTCGGATTGTGTCGTGGGCAGGCTCTTGACCTCGATGAAGATGTAggccttggcgttggcggcgagggcctggcgcacgcgctcgaccgcggcttcgtccgcctccttcttATCGACAGCTGCGCGTGCTGGTCCACGAGCCCGACGCCGCGGAGAAtccgcgcgccgacgccggaagtcgtcgtccgaATCACTGTCGGACGTTGAcggcgagcgtgagcgggACCGCGAACCGGAAGTGGCAGGGGATAAATGTTCCCCTCGCGGGAAACGCCTGTAGTCACGGTCATGTACGGGCCCTCGGAAGTCGCGCGAGAAATCCTGTACAGCCTGGGCTCCGAGCCCTGAGCGTGGCTGGTGCTGGAAGCGGTCAACAGGCAGAGAGCGGTTGAGCGATGCGAAGTTGCGGCCGAACGTCTCGAACTTCGGGCCacgcggaggaggtggtcgagggACAGGCCGCGAGAGCGTCGGCGGCTTCGGTGTTTGTTTCCCCTCACTTGGTGTGCTGATCGCTGGAGTAGGCGCGGATGGCAGCGGTGGAAGCTTCGGTTTAGGAGCATTCCTCTTagccatctcctccttgacggccttctcggccaGCAAACCCCGACCATCCAACACGACGCGAACTCGCTCCTGGCTCTGCAGGCCAACGCGCTGTCCGTCACATATCCGCACAACGTTCTTGGCGACATCATGGGCTGTACCTGTCTTGCCAGGCGCTGGGCCATCGAATCTGACCCACACAATTCCTAGCTGCATGCCGCTCCGCGGGTCCATCTTGGCGTCGATTTCCTTGATCCGGCCATGCGGCCGCAGAAACTTGGACACCTGTTCGACGGTCGTGAGCGGGCTGAGGCTCATGAGCAGGACGGCTGTaggaggagggggcggCTTCGGACCGGGTGATTGCTCGTCCCACTCGTATTTGAGCGGGTGAAGGCCATCCTTGCGATCCTTCATGTAGCCTGCACCGCGTTCCCTGACCTCGAGCGGGATCTTGAGGCGCGGGTCGCGCGCGTGCACCTCCATGCCGTTGATAACGCCATCGACGCGCTTGACATAGTTCTTGGGGTCGGCTGGGTCGAGGACCATGAGCCAGTTGCCGATGCCAGGGCGCCTGAAAGCGCTGGGAGGCGGCTTCCAGTCATGCTGAGGGGGTAGCTTGGCTGCAGCTGGGCCTGTTGGGATTGTAGGCGGGAGTGAAGAGATTGGTGGCTCGGCAGCATCCGCTTTAGCGCTCCACCCGGCTGGTCCTCTGGGTACCGCGTTCGAACCCCAAGCGGGTGAGCTGCCATTCACCGTGTTCGCTGCACTTGGGCCCCACGCTGGAGGCGCGTTGGCGGCCTTAACGACACCGGGCCCATAGGCCGGTCGCGCTAAGGCTCTCGGGCCAGAGGGAGGAGTTGCAAGGTGCCTGGTCGAAGGTGCAGACGACGGCCCGAGAGAGGGGATGCTCTGCGGGGAcagaggacgagatggaaGTCGTAGCTCCAcgggaggtggaggaggtggagtAGAtgcaggaggaggtggaggtgcgtCACCGTcaggaggtggaggtggtgcgTCGTCAGGcggagggggtgggggagcgTGGGGTGGCGGAAGAGGTTcggtcggcggcgcaggtgGCGGTGCAGATGGTGGTGCAGGTGGCGGTGCGGACGGAGGTGAAGGGGGTTTAAAGACGTTGTGaggccgcgacgaggtagCGCGGTTCACAGGTGACGGCGATCTGCGCTTCACTGGTGATCGAAGCCGCTCCGTGCGAGAGGGTGACTTAACGGGCGAGCGGCTGTCGCGCGCGTACCTGTCTCTGTCGCGGCGGTcacgctcgtgctcgcgctcacgtTCTCGTTCATGTTCACGGTCGCGTACATACGAACGGTGGCTGCGGCTGTGGTTACTCGGCCGCTCATCGTCATAGGTGCGCCTCTCTGGGGACCTGCTCGCGCGATATCTATCGCTGCGGTATCCGCGGTCTCGTTCCCGGTCTCGATCCCAgtctcggtctcggtctcggtctcgttCACGGCGGTGGTCGCGGATATCTCTATCCCGATGGTGATCCCGGtagtcgcgctcgaggctcCGGTCTCGATCACGCCTATAGCGGTCATCTAGGCGGTcacgcgagcgcgacctcctACGCTTTTCACGCGGAGGCGACACCTCGCCTGGCTCACGGGATTGAgatcgcgcgcgagctcctcgttcTTCGCGCCGCGACTCGCGCTCCGTCGAGCGCTCAGTGGAGGGACCGGCGCCTGGACTGGCAGATGCCGAACCCATTCGCATAACGCCGCCGAAGCCATTAGTGGGCGGTGGCCATGGCAACGGGCTTGGTCGTGCAGGTCGTGCAGGGAGGCTGGCAGTGGACGGTTTGAAGCTGGTCGCGCTCATCGGTTTGGGAGGAAGCGCGGCACGTGTGTCCAAGTTGACGGGTGCGCCTTTGGCTGCCGCTTTTTGGGGAGTGGCCGAAGGTATTGCGAACGATATCCTGGAGGTGACGCTCGACTGGGAAATGGCGGATGGGGCGGGTGAGGCTGCACCATTGGCGCCGTTGGCCGAGGGCCCGCCGGAGGGCGGGGGATTGGCGGCCATGAGATTAGGTGTCAATCATGAGCTTGGTGGCAATGTCAAGAGGTGGGAGCGATATGAAGGATGCCAAGCGGAGTGTGTGATGTAAAGGACAAGGGGCCCAATGGAGGCGGGTATGAGATGCTATAATGAAGATGACCTTTGCTGAAGATGCagagatgaagatgagTGCTGGTCGTAGTGATTAAAATGATGGGGAGGTGAACGGATTGCGCAAAGTGATCCCTATAcagcggcgcgcgacaaGCGGAGGTAACACACTTAGGCAGGGCTGGCAATAGGTACCATTTCAGGAACAACAGTCACCACGTGGCTCAGGAGGTTGTGTTTATGGTCTCTGCCTCCGATCACAcagagtggaggttgacCATCTCGACCATCTCGACCATCTCAACCATCTCAACAGTCATTGAACAATAGCGTACACCGCCGCGAGTCCAATACCAACCTCGGCGGTCCAACTGACAGCATTTGCCTGCCCAGACCAAGTAATGACTTGTAAAGTGTGTCTTGATGAATTTGGCGTGGCCCCATGgctcaagcccaagctTGAGGTAGACTAGGCCCCAAACTGGGACCACCTtctaccttcctcccactctcccacCTCAGAATCCGCGACCTCTCGTAGGATAAACTCCATTCCTAGCATCTCTTTTCTCTTTCTTTctctttctctctctctctctctctctctctctctctctctctctctcttcatCACTTGGCTCTTACACTGATTCTCACCCTCTCACTTTCACAAGTTCCTCATCTTCCAGCCGCTGACAGTGAGTCGCCCTAACCCCATGATCACCATCATTCCCCCAGCTCTCGCAAGCGTGCTGTCTTCCCTCCCTGCATACTCctaccttcctcggcaccactcttcctcccctcctttCTCCCTCGCCTGTCTCCTgctctccttcccttccccccgcccccttctcccccctccccccaccaccacgcccaCAACCGAATCTCACGCTACTTCTACCAacccttccctctctccgCCTCAGTACTCTACCTCTCGAAGTCCCTACCTTCCTTGTCACTACCATCGCGACCCATAAGCACCACCCTTCTTATGCCACTGaccccaccttcctccaaccATGTTCCTGACGCTTCAGACCATGTCCCCGCCAG
Above is a genomic segment from Cutaneotrichosporon cavernicola HIS019 DNA, chromosome: 1 containing:
- the SET1 gene encoding uncharacterized protein (Cysteine-rich motif following a subset of SET domains), which translates into the protein MAANPPPSGGPSANGANGAASPAPSAISQSSVTSRISFAIPSATPQKAAAKGAPVNLDTRAALPPKPMSATSFKPSTASLPARPARPSPLPWPPPTNGFGGVMRMGSASASPGAGPSTERSTERESRREERGARARSQSREPGEVSPPREKRRRSRSRDRLDDRYRRDRDRSLERDYRDHHRDRDIRDHRRERDRDRDRDWDRDRERDRGYRSDRYRASRSPERRTYDDERPSNHSRSHRSYVRDREHEREREREHERDRRDRDRYARDSRSPVKSPSRTERLRSPVKRRSPSPVNRATSSRPHNVFKPPSPPSAPPPAPPSAPPPAPPTEPLPPPHAPPPPPPDDAPPPPPDGDAPPPPPASTPPPPPPVELRLPSRPLSPQSIPSLGPSSAPSTRHLATPPSGPRALARPAYGPGVVKAANAPPAWGPSAANTVNGSSPAWGSNAVPRGPAGWSAKADAAEPPISSLPPTIPTGPAAAKLPPQHDWKPPPSAFRRPGIGNWLMVLDPADPKNYVKRVDGVINGMEVHARDPRLKIPLEVRERGAGYMKDRKDGLHPLKYEWDEQSPGPKPPPPPTAVLLMSLSPLTTVEQVSKFLRPHGRIKEIDAKMDPRSGMQLGIVWVRFDGPAPGKTGTAHDVAKNVVRICDGQRVGLQSQERVRVVLDGRGLLAEKAVKEEMAKRNAPKPKLPPLPSAPTPAISTPSEGKQTPKPPTLSRPVPRPPPPRGPKFETFGRNFASLNRSLPVDRFQHQPRSGLGAQAVQDFSRDFRGPVHDRDYRRFPRGEHLSPATSGSRSRSRSPSTSDSDSDDDFRRRRADSPRRRARGPARAAVDKKEADEAAVERVRQALAANAKAYIFIEVKSLPTTQSEANVRDHFRAFKPDHVLCNHTGWYVLFGDDQSAYRAQRVLDKTAVQGHRINIDVRTHKGEAAGPAEPEKAAGGWRFLTISKNRKAAPRPSSPKKARRRLSVSYTSSDDDEPRLRKVAKKVETKELEPVLEPESEPLVEEIKVEAVDDGETKIEIEVELEPDSNKKKRAGKAVKVSKTKKARIESPPVAEVKVAAKPQKPKPRKKTVFDKLVAADLLADDEDAYWLAQALAHEGEDIELSDAESDLDEEHPLHHTSGAWRAEGYRKVAATKKSVYLPQRNRATAAASAAAMPGGTAVLATGRTARVEGRRLNIDLESTRKAASASNAEANDVFAFNQLRIRKKQLRFARSAIEGYGLYAMETIQPNEMVCEYVGELCRVAVSEVREQRYMKQGIGSSYLFRIDGDIVCDATFKGSVSRLVNHSCDPNCLAKIISINGVNKIVLYAKRTIHPGEECLYSYNFALETDPALRVPCLCGSEKCTGFLN